The following coding sequences are from one Pelmatolapia mariae isolate MD_Pm_ZW linkage group LG4, Pm_UMD_F_2, whole genome shotgun sequence window:
- the elof1 gene encoding transcription elongation factor 1 homolog: MGRRKSKRKPPPKKKMTGNLDTQFTCPFCNHEKSCDVKMERTRNTGIISCSVCLEEFQTPITYLSEPVDVYSDWIDACEAANQ; encoded by the exons ATGGGCCGCAGAAAGTCAAAAAGAAAGCCACCTCCCAAGAAGAAAATGACAGGTAACCTGGACACCCAGTTCACTTGCCCTTTTTGCAATCACGAGAAATCCTGCGATGTCAAAAT GGAACGAACCCGCAACACTGGAATTATATCCTGCAGCGTTTGCTTGGAGGAGTTTCAGACTCCCATAACAT ATCTGTCCGAGCCGGTGGACGTCTACAGTGACTGGATCGATGCCTGTGAAGCAGCCAACCAGTAG
- the cnn1b gene encoding calponin-1, with the protein MTTHFRSGPAFGLSAEVKSKLAGKYDPHKEEELRLWIEDVTGKRIGDSFMDSLKDGVLLCELINALQPGSVKKINHSSQNWHQLENIGNFVRAITEYGLKPHDIFEANDLFENVNHTQVQCTLIALAGMAKSKGFHSKYDIGVKYAEKQQRRFAPEKLREGRNIIGLQMGTNQFASQKGMTSYGTRRHLYDAKIGMDTPDQSTISLQMGTNKGASQSGMTAPGTRRHIFDKNLKLEDCDTTTISLQMGTNKGASQQGMTTYGLPRQVYDNKYCINPTEANCNNGSEVEFDGYNQYSD; encoded by the exons ATGACAACACATTTCAGGAGCGGCCCAGCCTTCGGACTCTCCGCCGAGGTCAAGAGTAAg CTTGCAGGAAAATATGACCCACATAAGGAAGAGGAGCTGAGACTGTGGATTGAAGATGTGACTGGCAAAAGGATTGGGGACAGCTTCATGGATAGCCTGAAAGATGGAGTACTGTTGTGCGA GCTCATAAATGCTCTCCAGCCGGGCTCTGTGAAAAAGATCAACCACTCCAGTCAAAACTGGCACCAG TTGGAAAACATAGGGAATTTCGTCCGTGCCATCACGGAGTACGGCCTGAAGCCACACGACATCTTTGAGGCCAACGATCTGTTTGAGAATGTCAACCACACTCAGGTCCAGTGCACACTCATCGCTCTGGCTGGAATG GCCAAGTCCAAAGGTTTCCACTCGAAGTACGATATAGGGGTGAAGTACGCAGAGAAACAGCAGCGGCGCTTCGCTCCCGAGAAGCTCAGGGAGGGACGTAACATCATAGGCCTGCAG ATGGGCACTAACCAGTTTGCCAGTCAAAAGGGCATGACCTCTTACGGGACACGACGCCATTTGTATGATGCCAAAATAGGCATGGACACCCCTGACCAATCTACTATCAGCCTACAGATGGGCACCAACAAGGGAGCCAGCCAG TCCGGCATGACGGCTCCAGGAACCAGGAGGCATATTTTTGACAAGAACCTGAAGCTGGAGGACTGTGACACCACCACCATCTCTCTGCAGATGGGCACCAACAAAGGGGCCTCTCAACAGGGCATGACCACTTACGGCCTGCCCCGCCAAGTCTACGACAACAAGTACTGCATCAACCCCACTGAGGCCAACTGCAACAACGGGAGCGAGGTGGAGTTTGATGGCTACAACCAGTACTCTGACTAA